TGGTTGCGATAGGCGGCGACAGAGTATCCATAACAGGCCGCGTAAAAGTTCCGCGAGCCAGCGTCGGAGCAGGCTGAAGTTGTAGCCGGCGGCGGCGAGCACGGCGTTGATGCGGTCGCCGTCGCGGCCCTTGAGATGGTTACGGCGCATCCGGTGGTCGTCCTTGAGATGGCCAATCACAGGCTCGACGGCGGCGCGACGCCGCATCTCGCGACGGATCGCTTTGGTGACACGGCGAACTTGGCCGCTGATCCAGACCTTGAACCGGTCGGATAGTTGTGGCCACGGTAGCCCTTGTCGCCGTGGATGCGGCGCGCTGCAACACCTGTGAGCTTTTCGAGGTCGGCGATGACGGGACCGAGCGTGTGGCCGTCATAGGGATTGCCGTGCAGGGCCTTGGCATGCAGCACAAACTGCCCGCCTTTGGGCGCGGTGGCAGGCGTGGCAAGCGAGACTTTGCAACCAATCTATGGACCACGCCCGCGTTGCAAGAGGAATCAACAAAAGGATGTAGCGGTCTGCGCCAATCTATCCGGCTTCAATTTGAGGCTGTCGCCTCGAGCCAATATGGATATCCGCCCACTCCTGTCCTCAATAACTCGACGGCCTCGACAAGGGGCCCATGGCTGCGAACCAGGCTTCAGAAGTGTCGGTGGAACCGTTTCTCCATTCGTCCTTTCCGTCTCGCAAACCTCGGCGGGATATTGTGCCCTTCCGATTGAGATCGTGGATCCTTCTTCCCGGTCGTGTGTCTTAGGCGGTCTGGCCTAAGAAATTGGCGTCGTAGTCACGGCCCTTTGCGAGCATGCTCCAGGCCATGCGCGCGAGTTTTGCGGCCAAGGCGACAACCAGTACATTCGAGTGGAGCCGCTTGGACGCTGCTTCCAACCAGGCTCCAAACCCGTGCCTGGACCAAGTCTGGCGCCTCAGAAGCACGGCTCTGGCCCCTTGAATGAAGAGCGTTCGCAGGTACCGGTTGCCGCGCCTCGATATGCGGCCGAGAATGGTTCGATCGCCGGTCGAGAATTGTTTCGGTACCAGACCAAGCCATGCCGCAAAGTCGCGGCCCTTGCGAAAAGCATCGCCAGTCCCGATCGCGGCGAGCATCGCGCTTGAGATGATCGGTCCGACGCCCGGCGCAGTCATCAGCCGATGACAGTGTGCATGCTGCTCGGCGAGCTCGTTGATTTCTTTCGTAATTGATGTAACCCGCCGGTCGAGATAGCGCCAGTCCTCGACCAAGTCCTGAACGAGCTGAACTACTCGAGGCGACAGGTTATCCGAGGGCATTGAGAGAAGCTGAGGAAGCGCCAATCGGAGTGCTGCCGCTCCCTGCCGAACCGGCAGCCCTCGCTCGAGTAGAAAGCCCCGGATTTGATTGATGACCGCTGTTCGCTGCGTCACCAGTCGACTGCGCACTCTGTGGAGCGCCTGCAAATCGAGCTGCTCCGTCGATTTCAATGGGACGAATCGCATTGTCGGGCGCTGAACGGCTTCGGCGATGGCTTCAGCGTCACGGAAGTCATTCTTGTGACCCTTGAGGTACGGCTTCACATATTGTGCTGGCAAGAGCCGGACTTGATGGCCTAATTTTTCGAGCCTCCGACCGATGTGGTGTGCTCCTGCACAAGCCTCCATTCCGATCAGGCAGGACGGAACATTGGCCAGCGACTGCTCCAGCTGATTTCTCGATCGCTTCTTGCGTAGGGCGATTGCTCCCATAGCATCGAGCCCCACCACATGGAATGTGTTTTTCCCTAGATCGATGCCAATCGTGACAATGTTCGTAGTGGACATGGCTTGTGCTCCTTCTCTTGCCGGGGCTTCATGTTGCCGCTGAGAGCGGGCGTGGTCCATGCCATTAACTCGTAAGGTGCCCGCCCTACCATGATGGCGGCGCGCTTGGCCACGCGCAGATAGCTCTGGCGCAGTTCGACGCTCTCGCGTTTGGCCAAATCGACCAGCTTCTCGATCGCCCGGTGCATAAGCCGCCCATCGCTCGGATGCGCGATCGCCTTCTCTTGGACGGTGGTGTCCACAACGACCCGCTCGAGATATTTGGTCGCGATCGCCCCAGTTCGGTGCGCCACCGAGAGGCTTTCTTGCAATAGCGCAGCGATCTGCTCCTCACCCAGCCGCTGGCGCCAGCGGGTCAGCGACGAGCGATCGAACGGCAGGTCGTGCCGGAACACCACCTCGCCGCAAAAATACTGAAAAGACGGGTTCTCGACCCACCTGTCGCACAGTGCCTCGTCAGAGAGATTGTGCATGTGCTTGAGGATGAACAGTCCGGCTACCAATCGTGTCGGCAACGGTGGCTGCCCCGGCCCGAGGCGACAGACCGAACTGAAGCGTCCCGCCAGGAAGTCCCAATCGATCTCCGCCGCCAGACGCACCAACGGATGGCGAAGGTTGATGATCTTCTCCAGAGATGGACGAAACAGATCGTCCTGACGATCGTCGCGCGGATGGCTCATGGGTTCTCCCCAACAGCGAATCTCGCCGTCAAAGGAATCACGAAGTCGCCAAATCCGGAATCTGGAGGGTTCTGTGAGGTCGCGCTCACGCGAGGGCGCGGCAGGCGCTTATGACGCGACCTCATTGAAGCCGGATTGAACGAAGGCGCGGGAGGCTATGCGCGGTTTTGCAGCTATGGGGATTGTTTGAGATCGCAATGCCCGATGTGCTGGCCCGGCGCGTGAGGCAAAGACACGGGATGTGCGCATCGAGGAAGAGTTGAGATCAGACGCGCTTCGCCGGAGATCGCGATAGGCGTTTTGCTGCATCGGACCGTTGTTGTCGCGCAGTGTGACAGCACGGATTCGACATCGTCCGCGATGATCGAGACGTTGGGAGCGAAATGACGAATGATGATCGTCGTGCACGGCATGACTTGGCTCACGATGTGTCGCATCGGAACGGTGATGTTCGAGGGCTGGGGCGTCTGAAGCTATGTCGAAAGCGCTCAATGATGCGCATGACGCCACCACAATCGGGACAGGCAGGAACCTCGGCCCACGTCAGGGCTTCCGAATCCACAGGCGACGGCTCGCCATCGTTTGATGCTGTCCGCTCACGCTCGAGAAGTTTGCGGCAAAGGGCGAGTTTGGCAGCGCGATGGCCGTTGGCCATGAAGCCGAAGTGGCGGATGCGATGGAAGCCATCGGGCAGCGTGTGAAGAAGGAAGCGGCGGATGAACTCGTCGGGCTTGAGCTTCATGATCTTTGTCGCGCCGTTCTGGCGGTAGTCCTTCCAGGTAAAGGCGACGTGATCTTCGTCGAGGGCGACGAGCCGGCTGTTGGCTATTGCAACGCGATGGGTATAGCGGCCGAGATAGGCCAGCACCTGCGCGGGGCCGCCGAACGGCCGTTTG
This region of Bradyrhizobium sp. CCGUVB1N3 genomic DNA includes:
- a CDS encoding IS110 family transposase: MSTTNIVTIGIDLGKNTFHVVGLDAMGAIALRKKRSRNQLEQSLANVPSCLIGMEACAGAHHIGRRLEKLGHQVRLLPAQYVKPYLKGHKNDFRDAEAIAEAVQRPTMRFVPLKSTEQLDLQALHRVRSRLVTQRTAVINQIRGFLLERGLPVRQGAAALRLALPQLLSMPSDNLSPRVVQLVQDLVEDWRYLDRRVTSITKEINELAEQHAHCHRLMTAPGVGPIISSAMLAAIGTGDAFRKGRDFAAWLGLVPKQFSTGDRTILGRISRRGNRYLRTLFIQGARAVLLRRQTWSRHGFGAWLEAASKRLHSNVLVVALAAKLARMAWSMLAKGRDYDANFLGQTA